The Arthrobacter sp. PM3 genome contains the following window.
CGAGATCCGCCAGCGGGAAGGGGAGCCCGCGGTCCAGGCCGAAGGCGCGCATGCCGGCCGCGGCGGCGGAGGACATGCAGAACCGGCCGTTGTAGTCGATCCGCGAGGTGCCCAGCGCCAGCCTGGCGAACTTGCCCAGCTGGTAGGCCTTCTCGTTGGTGAGCCCGCCGCCGCCGAACACGCCGACGGCGTCCGGCCCGTGCTCGGCCCGGGCCTGCTGCACTGCGGAGACGATCAGCGTGAGGGCCTCGTCCCAGCTGACCGGGCGGTGGACGCCGTCGGCGCCCTTCAACAGAGGCTCCGTGACGCGGCCCCGGTGGTTCAGCAGGGAGGCCGAGGTCCAGCCCTTGCGGCATAGGCCGCCGCGGTTGGTGGGGAAGTCCCGGCCGGCCACGGTGAGCAGCGGCGGCGTGTCGACGGCGGGGGCCGGCGCCGCGGGAACGGGGTCTGACCCCGGCTGGGAAGCCGGGGTCAGTCCGTTTGCGGCCGGGGCCGCTGGAGAGGTGAGCGTCATGGCGCACTGCAGGGCGCAGTAGGGGCAGTGCGTGGCGGCGCCGGTGGTCATGTTAGACGTGTCCCATCGCGTTTCGGTTGGCGTTGCGGATGTAGTAGAACCAGCAGACGGCGAGCATCAGGACGTAGGCCCCGACGAATCCGTAGAAGGCCGACGTGTAGGATCCGCTGGCAGTGTTGGAGGCGTTGAGCACCTGGGGGATGACGAATCCGCCGAAGGCACCGATCGCCGAGATCAGGCCCAGGGCCGAGGAGGCGAGTCGCTGGGTGGTGACCGTGCTGGCACCGGAGCGCGCTGCCCGGCTGGAGGTGGCGAAGATGACCGGGATCATGCGGTACGTGGCGCCGTTTCCGAAGCCGCTGGCGGTGAACAGGAGCAGGAACAGGACCAGGAAGAGCCAGAAGTTCTTCAGCGGGATGGTCCAGATCATGGTCAGGGTGATGACGGCCATGGCAGCGAACGCCGTGACGGTCATGCGGGCGCCGCCGTTGCGGTCCGCCAGGCGGCCGCCGTAGGGGCGGGCCAAGGATCCGACCAGCGGGCCGAGGAACGCCAGGGACAGGGCCACGGCGCCGACGGAGATGGAGGAGAAGGCCGGGAAGTAGTCCTTGATGAGTTTGGGGAAGACGCCGGCGAAGCCGATGAAGGAGCCGAAGGTGCCGATGTAGAGCAGCGCCATGATCCACAGGTGCGGTTCCTTCAGCGCGGCGAGCGAGCCGGCGACATCGCCCTTGGCACTGGTGAGGTTGTCCATGTACTTCCAGGCGCCGAAGGCTGCGAGCAGGATCAGCGGGATCCACATGAGCCCGGCGACGGGCAGGTTGACGGTGCCGGCGGCCAGGAGCGTGATGGCGATCGGCACGGCCAGCTGTGCGACGGCGGCACCGAGGTTGCCGCCGGCGGCGTTCAGTCCCAGGGCCCAGCCCTTTTCTCGGGCAGGGTAGAAGAAGGTGATGTTCGCCATGGAGCTCGCGAAGTTGCCGCCGCCGAAGCCTGCCAGCGCCGCCACGAACAGCATCAGGCCGAACGGGGTGGCCGGGTTGGACACGCACAGCGCCAGACCCAGCGTGGGGAGCAGCAGGAGCAGCGCCGAGACGATCGTCCAGTTGCGGCCGCCGAAACGCGGCACCATGAACGTGTACGGGATCCGCAGCGTGGCGCCGACCAGGCTCGGCATGGAGATCAGCCAGAAGATCTCGTTGGTGGAGAACTTGAACCCTGCGCTGGGAAGCTGGACCACCACGATCGACCACAGCTGCCAGACAACAAAGCCCAGGAACTCGGCGAAGATGGACCAGTTCAGGTTGCGGCGGGCGATTGCGCGGCCGGCGGACTCCCACTGTTCCTTGTTCTCCGCGTCCCAGTTGGCGATCCAGCGGCCGGGCCGGTGGTCAAGGGTCAGGGTGCCGGCAGCGCGGGCTGCAGCGGCATCTGCGGTGCCGATTTCGGCGGTGCGTTCAGCAGTCACTTGGGAGACCTCCTTGGGGGGTGTTGTCATTCCAAGGTAGGTACGCCGCGTTTCAGGGACGGTCGCGGTTTATTAACGTGCTGTGACGTTTGCCTATCGGAGCCTTTATTAAGGTGTGAGGATCGCTGTGAGGACCACCACGTGAGACAACCCCAAGTGTCCAAATAATGGAATGATTGTCCATTCAATGGACGCGGGGAACTATTATCAGACATATACGAATCCCTAGCCGGGCGGCTCGGGGCATCGGGCTCTGGGGCAATTCCGTCCGGTCTTCATGAAAGCGCTACTACATGTCCTCCACCGCAACCTCCGCGGAGCATGGGTCCGCCAAGCAGGTGAACTCGCGCGGCCGCGTGATTGTCGCCAGCCTGATCGGCACCACCGTCGAGTTCTATGACTTCTACGTGTACGCCACCGCCGCCGTGCTGGTTTTCCCGAAGCTCTTCTTCCCCGGGCAGAACGAGACCACGCAGCTCCTGAGCTCCTTCGCCGTCTTTGGCGTCGCGTTCATCGCCCGGCCGCTCGGCTCGATCGTCTTCGGGCACTTCGGTGACAAGTTCGGCCGCAAGGGCACTCTGGTGGCCTCGCTGCTGACCATGGGGATTGCCACCTTCCTGATCGGCTGCCTTCCGACGGCGACCGTTCCCGGCTGGGAGTTCTGGGCTCCGGCCCTGCTCGTCGTGATGCGCTTCGCCCAAGGCCTTGCCCTCGGCGGGGAGTGGAGCGGCGCGGCCCTGCTCGCCACTGAGAACGCCCCGGCGAAGAAGCGTGCCATTTACGGCACGTTCCCGCAGCTGGGTGCTCCGATCGGCTTCATCATCGCCAACGTGATCTTCCTGGTCTTCAGCTACACCCTGACCCCTGCGGCCTTCGAGGCATGGGGCTGGCGCGTGCCGTTCCTGGCCAGCGCCGTCATGGTGATCATCGGCCTCTGGGTCCGGCTCAAGCTGATCGAAACCCCCGCCTTCACCAAGGTCATCGAATCCAAGGAGGTCGCCAAGCTGCCGCTGGCGCGGGTCTTCAGGACCAGCTGGCGTCCGTTGATCCTGGGCACGTTCATCATGCTCGCCACCTACGTGCTCTTCTACCTGATGACGACGTTCACGCTGACCTACGGCACCCGTGCCTCCAGCCTGGAGACGGCGAAGGCCGCGGCCGCAAAGGCCGGCAAGCCGATGACCGAAGCCGCTGCCGCCGCGTTCGTCCCGGGCCTGGGCTACACCCGGAACGACTTCCTCTGGATGCTGATCGCCGGCGTCGTGTTCTTCGGCATCTTCACCCTGGTCTCCGGCCCGCTGGCCGAGAAGTTCGGCCGCCGCAAGATGCTGATCGCCGTGACCTTCGGCATCCTGGCTTTCGGCCTGCTGTTCGTTCCGCTGTTCAGCGCCGGGTTCGTGGGCACCATGGCCCTGCTGGTCATCGGCTTCTCGCTCATGGGCCTGACGTTCGGTCCGATGGGTGCGCTGCTGCCGGAGCTGTTCCCGACCAACGTCCGCTACACCGGCTCCGCCATCAGCTACAACGTCTCCAGCATCCTGGGTGCTGCGGTGGCTCCGTTCATCGCGGTCTGGCTCTGGGAACAGGCCGGTGGCAGCACCGTGCTGGTGGGCGTGTACCTGGCGTCCATGGCCGTGCTGACGCTGATCGCACTGTTTGTCAGCCGGGAAACCCGGGACCTGGACTACACCAACAACGTCGCCTGACGCTTCCGTCCCGTCGCTGACAACGAGAGCCCGGTGTGTTCGCTGAACACGCCGGGCTCTTTCATCGAGCGACGCTCCCGCAGGTCCGGCGGGATTTGCCGCGACGCTCCCGCAGGTCCGGCGGGATTTGCCGCGACGCTCCCGCAGGTCCGGTGGGATTTGCCGCGACGCTCCCGCAGATCCGGTGGGAAAGTGCGGGAGCGTCGTCTGGAAAACGGCCAGATCTGCGGGAGCGTCGTCTGGAAAACGGCCAGATCTGCGGGAGCGTCTGGTCCGGGGACGCGAACCGGCGAGGAGTGCGCCGACGACTTGCAACGGTCGTCGCGGTCGTCCAGGCCGTCCTAGCGGGCGTAGCGCTCCACGAAGTTCCGGAGGATTTTCATCGGCTCCGTGGCGGTGAACTGGCGGGCGTCGTCCATGAGCATCTCGGCCGATTCCGGCGGGAAGTACCCGGCGTGCCGGTAGATGTCGATCCTCGTGATCAGGCCGTCGGCATCGAGTTCGGGGTGGAACTGGGTGGCGTAGAGGTTGGTCTTGATCCGGAACATGTGCACCGGGCAGGCTGCGGAGCTGGCCAGGAGCACCGCGTGCGCGGGCAGGACCGTGCAGGCTTCCTTGTGCCCGGTGAAGGCGGTGAAGGTTTCGGGAAGTCCGCGCAGCAGGGGATCGAGCATACCTTCCCCGGTCAGCTTGATGGTCACGCCGCCGAGTCCTTCTCCGTAGGTGCGGTCGATCACGGCGCCCTGGTGCCGGCCCAGGGTGCCGACCCCGTAGCAGGCGCCAAGGAAGGGGAAGTCCGCCGCGACGATCCGGTCCAGCAGTGCGGCGAGCTCCCGCTCCACCCGGTGCTGGGTGTCAGTCTTGTGCTCGGGCGGGTCGCTGGAGGTGAAGGGGCTGCCTCCCACGATCACTCCGGAGTAGCGGGACAGCTCCAGCTCCAGCAGGGGTCCGGCTTCCATCCGGACGCGGTGCAGCTGGGCCGGTTCGAGGCCGCCGTAGCGCAGGTAGGCCCGGTATTCGTCCTCCGCGGCGGCGTCCTCGGCGCGGGAAGCGAGGAGCAGAAATGGCTTCACAGACCAAGTTTGCACGGCGGGACACGGAGGCGCCAGAGGCGCGCCCGTGTCCCGCCGCGGGTGCGTGCTACTCGGGGGTGCCGTCCTCGATCAGGGCGATGATGGCACCGGCGGACACGGTCTCGCCGGCCGCCGCGGTGAGGCCGATCACGACTCCGGCACGGTGCGCGGTGAGCGGTTGCTCCATCTTCATGGCTTCGAGCACGACGACGAGATCGCCCTCGGCGACAGCGTCGCCCTCGGAGACGGCCACCTTGACGATGGTTCCCTGCATGGGGGAGGTCAGGGCGTTGCCGCCCGCGGCCGCGGTGGCGCCGCCGCTGCGGGCCCGCTTCTTGGCCTTGGCCGGCTTGCCGGCGCCGGCGGTGCTGACGGAGCCCAACGACGCCGGGAGGACAACTTCCAGGCGCTTGCCGCCAACCTCGACGACGACGCGCTGGCGTTCGCCGGCGTCGGCCGCTTCAGGCTCAGTGCCGGCGGGGGTCCAGGCGGGGATGTCGTTGACAAACGCCGTCTCGATCCAGCGGGTGTGGACCTTGAAGGGGCCCTCGGCCGGTGCGAAGTCCGGGTTGGCAACCACCGCGAGGTCGAACGGGATGACGGTGGGGATGCCTTCGACCACCATCTCCTCGAGTGCCCGGCGGGACCGCTGGAGGGCCTGGGCGCGGGTGGCGCCGGTGACCACCAGCTTGGAGAGCATGGAGTCGAAGTTGCCGCTGATGACATCGCCCTGCTCCACGCCGGAATCGATCCGGACGCCGGGGCCGGTCGGGTTTTTCAGCGTGGTGATGGTGCCGGGGGCGGGCATGAAGTTCCGGCCCGGGTCCTCGCCGGTGATGCGGAATTCGATCGAGTGGCCGCGGACTTCCGGGTCGCCGTAGCCGAGCTCTTCGCCGCGCGCCAGGCGGAACTGTTCGCGGACGAGGTCGATCCCGGTGACTTCCTCGGAGACGCAGTGCTCCACCTGGAGGCGGGTGTTGACCTCGAGGAAGGAGATGGTGCCGTCCTGGCCGACGAGGAATTCGCACGTGCCGGCGCCGAGGTAGCCGGCCTCCTTGAGGATGGCCTTGGACGATTCGTAGAGGCGCTGGTTCTGCTCGTCGGTCAGGAACGGTGCGGGGGCTTCCTCGACGAGCTTCTGGTTGCGGCGCTGCAGCGAGCAGTCGCGGGTGGAGACCACCACGACGTTGCCGTAGGCGTCGGCGAGGCACTGGGTCTCGACGTGCCGCGGCGCGTCCAGGAAGCGCTCGATAAAGCACTCGCCGCGGCCGAAGGCGGCCGTGGCCTCGCGGACGGCGGATTCGAAGAGTTCGGGGATTTCCTCGCGGGTGCGGGCCACCTTGATGCCTCGTCCGCCGCCGCCGAAGGCCGCCTTGATCGCGACCGGGAGGCCGAACTTGTCCGCGAATTCAAGGATCTCCTCGGCGGACTCCACCGGGTCGGCCGTGCCCGGGACCTGCGGGGCGCCGACCTTTTCGGCGATGTGGCGGGCCTGGACCTTGTCGCCCAGCGCGGAGATGGCCTCGGGGGAGGGACCGATCCAGGTGATGCCGGCGTCGATCACCTTGGCGGCGAATTCGGCGTTTTCGGCCAGGAAGCCGTAGCCGGGGTGGATGGCGTCGGCGCCGGACCGGCGTGCGACGTCGATGATCTTGTCCATCACGAGGTAGGACTCCGCGGCGGTGTTGCCGCCCAGGGCGTAGGCCTCGTCGGCGAGCCGGGCATGCAGGGCGTCGCGGTCCGGGTCCGCGTAGACAGCCACCGAGGCGATGCCTTCATCGCGGGCGGCACGGATGATGCGCACCGCGATTTCTCCACGGTTGGCGATCAGCACCTTGCTGAGCGGACGGGTGCCCGCGGCCGCAGATGACTGCGCTGCTCCCGGCACGGTGGTTGCTGACTGCTCCGAATTTGCTGACAAGGCGTCTCCTTCTTTCCTTCAGGGAGCCTAGCGCGGTTTTGTGGGTTCCGCCGATATTACTTGCGGATTCCGCGCGTAAACGGCCCCTCCTTTGTAGGGTTGCCACAAAGGAGGGCGAATTGGCTCACTCCTCCTCCGCTCCGTGCCTACTCGGACCTGACGTCCGCGGGGTCCACGGCGCCGCCGGTCCACAGTTCGGTGATCCCCACATTGGCCTGGCCGAGCAGTCCGCGCAGGGTGGAGATGGACAGCCCGACGACGGTGTGGGGGTCGCCGTCGACCTTGCGGATGAACGCCCCGCCGTAGCCGTCGATCGTGAAGGAGCCGGCGCACTGCAGCGGCTCGCCGGTGGCGATGTAGGTTTCGATTTCCTCGGCGCTCATCTCCATGAAGTGCACCTCGGCGGAGGACACGGAGCCCAGCGTCGCCCCCGACCCCCTGGCGATGGCGGCGCCGCCTGCACCCTCGGGGTCAGCCTCGTCCGGGTCCGTGTCGCGGCAGTCAACGAGCCAGTGGCCGGTGTGCAGGATGCCCATGCTGCCGCTCATGCGGAGCATGCGCTCCCGGGCGACATCGGCGGTGTAAGGCTTGCCGTGGGCCTCGCCGTCGAACTCGAAGACCGAATCGCAGCCGATCACGATCGCGCCGTCGGCCTCCGGCAGCGACGCGACGGCCTCGGCCTTGGCCCGGGCAAGCAGCAGGGCGGTGTCATGCGGATCGGTGACCCCGTAGCGGGCCTGGACGGCGTCTTCGTCGACGTCGGAGACAAGCACCTCGTGCCGGATCCCGGCGTGGCTGAGCAGCTTGGTACGGGCGGGGGACTGGGAGGCAAGAATGAGGCGGGTCACGGCTCCAGCCTAGTTCACCGCGACACGGCAACGCGGGGTCACTCGCGGCCCATGTTCCCCGGCGGGATGGGCGCGGAGTGACCGCGTTGGTTTAGCGCGCCCCGACTTGCTCCGGCTCGGCATCCGGCTCCGCCTCGGGGGAGGCCGCCGCGGCCGGCGCCTGCTGGCGGAGCCTGGCGCCCTCGACGTCGACGTCGGGCATGATCCGGTCCAGCCAGCGGGGCAGCCACCATGCCCTGTCGCCGAGCAGGTACATCACGGCCGGGACGATCGTCATGCGGACCACGAACGCGTCCACCAGCACGCCGAACGCCATGGCGAAGCCCAGCGGCCGGACCATGTTCAGGTGCGAGAAGATAAAGCCCGCGAACACGCTGACCATGATGATGGCCGCGGCGGTGACCACGGACGCGGCGTGGCTGAAGCCGGTGCGGACCGCGTGCTTGGCCGGTTCGCCGTGCATGAAGGACTCGCGCATGCCCGAGGTTATGAACACCTGGTAGTCCATGGCCAGGCCGAAGAGCACACCGATCAGGATGATCGGCAGGAAGCTCAGCACGGCGCCCGGGTTTTCGACGCCGAACACCGTCCCCAGCCAGCCCCACTGGTAGACCGCGACGACGGCGCCGAACGCGGCCGCGAGCGAGAGCAGGAAGCCGCCGGTGGCCAGCAGCGGCACCACGATCGAGCGGAACACGAGCAACAGCAGGATCAGGGACAGGCCGACCACGATCCCCAGGTACGGCGGCAGGGCGTCGCCGAGCTTGGTGGAGACATCGACGTTGCCGGCCGTCTGGCCCGTGAGGCCGATGCTGACGCCGGTGGAGTCTTTGATTCGGCTCTTTTCGGCGCGGAGGTCGGAGACCACCTGGACCGTGCTGGCGCTGGCCGGGCCCTCCTTGGGGATGACCTGGAACACCGCGGTGCGGCGGTCCTCGCTCAGGGCGACCGGGACGGCGGCGGTGACGTTGGCCGTGCCGCGCAGGATGTCCGCGACGTCGAGCTGCTTGGAGGTGGCCTCGGCCTCGCTCAGGCCGGCGGGGAAGTCGCCCACCACCACGATCGGCCCGGTCATGCCTTGGCCGAAGCTGCGCCCCGTGACGTCGTAGGCCTTGAACGCCTGGGATTCGACGGGCTCGGATCCGCCGTCGGGCAGGGCGAGCCGGAGCTGGCTGGCCGGCAGGGCCACGATGCCCAGCAGCAGGACGCCGGCCAGCAGTGCCAGGACGGGGTGGCGGGTGACCAGGCCGCCCCAGCCGCGGGTGCTGCGGCGTTCGTCGCGGGCCCGGTCCTCGGCCTCATGGCCGGGGGCGGCGTTGTGCTTTGCCGCCTTGGCCCAGGCGCGGCGGGAAATCAGCCGGGTACCGATCAGGGACAGCATGGCGGGCGTGAGGGTCAGGGCGACGACGACGGCGACGGCTACGGTTGCGGCCGCGGACAGCCCCATGACGGCCAGGAACGGCAGTCCCGGGATGACCAGGGCGGCCAGGGCGATGATGACGGTCAGGCCTGCGAACAGGACCGCGTTGCCCGAGGTGCCGGTGGCCAGCGCCACGGACTCCTCGCCGTCCATCCCGGCCAGGAGCTGGCCGCGGTGCCGGTTGACGATGAAGAGCGAGTAGTCGATGCCGACGGCGAGGCCCAGCATGAGCGCCAGCATCGGGGAGATGGAACTCATGTCGATGGCGCCGCTGAGGGCGAAGGTGCCGCCGACGCCGACAGCCACGCCGACGAGGGCCATCAGCAGGGGCAGCCCGGCAGCAATGAGCGTTCCAAGCATGATGATGAGCACCAGGGCCGCGATGGCGATGCCGAGGATCTCCGAGATGCCGAAGAGCTCGGAGACATCCTCGGTGATTTCCTTGCTGGCCAGGGCGGTCACGCCCGCGGAGGAGACCTCGTGGGCAATGTCCTGCACTTGCTGGCGCACGGCGGGGGCCAGGCCGTTGATCGAGGTCTTGAACTGGACCTGGGCGATCGCGGCTGTGCCGTCCTCGGAAACGAACCGCATGCCCCGGGACGCCTCCAGCTGGCGCTTGGCCAGGGCGAGCCGGGCCGAACCGGCCTCGAGTTCCCGGGTTCCGGCGTCGAGCTTTTCCTGGCCGGCGGCGAGGGCGGCCTTCTGCTGGCCGAGCTGCGCCTCGATGACGGCGGCCGGCATGCCGGCCGCCGTCATTTGCTGCTCCGCGGCGTCCAGCTTGGCCTTCCCGGCGGCAA
Protein-coding sequences here:
- a CDS encoding nucleoside triphosphate pyrophosphatase, which encodes MTRLILASQSPARTKLLSHAGIRHEVLVSDVDEDAVQARYGVTDPHDTALLLARAKAEAVASLPEADGAIVIGCDSVFEFDGEAHGKPYTADVARERMLRMSGSMGILHTGHWLVDCRDTDPDEADPEGAGGAAIARGSGATLGSVSSAEVHFMEMSAEEIETYIATGEPLQCAGSFTIDGYGGAFIRKVDGDPHTVVGLSISTLRGLLGQANVGITELWTGGAVDPADVRSE
- a CDS encoding biotin carboxylase N-terminal domain-containing protein, giving the protein MPGAAQSSAAAGTRPLSKVLIANRGEIAVRIIRAARDEGIASVAVYADPDRDALHARLADEAYALGGNTAAESYLVMDKIIDVARRSGADAIHPGYGFLAENAEFAAKVIDAGITWIGPSPEAISALGDKVQARHIAEKVGAPQVPGTADPVESAEEILEFADKFGLPVAIKAAFGGGGRGIKVARTREEIPELFESAVREATAAFGRGECFIERFLDAPRHVETQCLADAYGNVVVVSTRDCSLQRRNQKLVEEAPAPFLTDEQNQRLYESSKAILKEAGYLGAGTCEFLVGQDGTISFLEVNTRLQVEHCVSEEVTGIDLVREQFRLARGEELGYGDPEVRGHSIEFRITGEDPGRNFMPAPGTITTLKNPTGPGVRIDSGVEQGDVISGNFDSMLSKLVVTGATRAQALQRSRRALEEMVVEGIPTVIPFDLAVVANPDFAPAEGPFKVHTRWIETAFVNDIPAWTPAGTEPEAADAGERQRVVVEVGGKRLEVVLPASLGSVSTAGAGKPAKAKKRARSGGATAAAGGNALTSPMQGTIVKVAVSEGDAVAEGDLVVVLEAMKMEQPLTAHRAGVVIGLTAAAGETVSAGAIIALIEDGTPE
- a CDS encoding MFS transporter; translation: MSSTATSAEHGSAKQVNSRGRVIVASLIGTTVEFYDFYVYATAAVLVFPKLFFPGQNETTQLLSSFAVFGVAFIARPLGSIVFGHFGDKFGRKGTLVASLLTMGIATFLIGCLPTATVPGWEFWAPALLVVMRFAQGLALGGEWSGAALLATENAPAKKRAIYGTFPQLGAPIGFIIANVIFLVFSYTLTPAAFEAWGWRVPFLASAVMVIIGLWVRLKLIETPAFTKVIESKEVAKLPLARVFRTSWRPLILGTFIMLATYVLFYLMTTFTLTYGTRASSLETAKAAAAKAGKPMTEAAAAAFVPGLGYTRNDFLWMLIAGVVFFGIFTLVSGPLAEKFGRRKMLIAVTFGILAFGLLFVPLFSAGFVGTMALLVIGFSLMGLTFGPMGALLPELFPTNVRYTGSAISYNVSSILGAAVAPFIAVWLWEQAGGSTVLVGVYLASMAVLTLIALFVSRETRDLDYTNNVA
- a CDS encoding MMPL family transporter, encoding MALLLYRLGKFSYRHRWLVISLWLAVMVAVGGAAAAFHGSMSNNFQIPGTETQQMADKLKNELPKSSGGSAGIVFKSDDGQFSPAGKDAVAAALAKLKTLPDVQGTVDPFATQAQLDKAATDLAAGEQQAAAGKAQLDASAAQLAAGKAKLDAAEQQMTAAGMPAAVIEAQLGQQKAALAAGQEKLDAGTRELEAGSARLALAKRQLEASRGMRFVSEDGTAAIAQVQFKTSINGLAPAVRQQVQDIAHEVSSAGVTALASKEITEDVSELFGISEILGIAIAALVLIIMLGTLIAAGLPLLMALVGVAVGVGGTFALSGAIDMSSISPMLALMLGLAVGIDYSLFIVNRHRGQLLAGMDGEESVALATGTSGNAVLFAGLTVIIALAALVIPGLPFLAVMGLSAAATVAVAVVVALTLTPAMLSLIGTRLISRRAWAKAAKHNAAPGHEAEDRARDERRSTRGWGGLVTRHPVLALLAGVLLLGIVALPASQLRLALPDGGSEPVESQAFKAYDVTGRSFGQGMTGPIVVVGDFPAGLSEAEATSKQLDVADILRGTANVTAAVPVALSEDRRTAVFQVIPKEGPASASTVQVVSDLRAEKSRIKDSTGVSIGLTGQTAGNVDVSTKLGDALPPYLGIVVGLSLILLLLVFRSIVVPLLATGGFLLSLAAAFGAVVAVYQWGWLGTVFGVENPGAVLSFLPIILIGVLFGLAMDYQVFITSGMRESFMHGEPAKHAVRTGFSHAASVVTAAAIIMVSVFAGFIFSHLNMVRPLGFAMAFGVLVDAFVVRMTIVPAVMYLLGDRAWWLPRWLDRIMPDVDVEGARLRQQAPAAAASPEAEPDAEPEQVGAR
- a CDS encoding MFS transporter; the protein is MTAERTAEIGTADAAAARAAGTLTLDHRPGRWIANWDAENKEQWESAGRAIARRNLNWSIFAEFLGFVVWQLWSIVVVQLPSAGFKFSTNEIFWLISMPSLVGATLRIPYTFMVPRFGGRNWTIVSALLLLLPTLGLALCVSNPATPFGLMLFVAALAGFGGGNFASSMANITFFYPAREKGWALGLNAAGGNLGAAVAQLAVPIAITLLAAGTVNLPVAGLMWIPLILLAAFGAWKYMDNLTSAKGDVAGSLAALKEPHLWIMALLYIGTFGSFIGFAGVFPKLIKDYFPAFSSISVGAVALSLAFLGPLVGSLARPYGGRLADRNGGARMTVTAFAAMAVITLTMIWTIPLKNFWLFLVLFLLLFTASGFGNGATYRMIPVIFATSSRAARSGASTVTTQRLASSALGLISAIGAFGGFVIPQVLNASNTASGSYTSAFYGFVGAYVLMLAVCWFYYIRNANRNAMGHV
- a CDS encoding glutamine amidotransferase, whose amino-acid sequence is MKPFLLLASRAEDAAAEDEYRAYLRYGGLEPAQLHRVRMEAGPLLELELSRYSGVIVGGSPFTSSDPPEHKTDTQHRVERELAALLDRIVAADFPFLGACYGVGTLGRHQGAVIDRTYGEGLGGVTIKLTGEGMLDPLLRGLPETFTAFTGHKEACTVLPAHAVLLASSAACPVHMFRIKTNLYATQFHPELDADGLITRIDIYRHAGYFPPESAEMLMDDARQFTATEPMKILRNFVERYAR